A genomic segment from Mesotoga sp. UBA6090 encodes:
- a CDS encoding prepilin peptidase, whose amino-acid sequence MWDYLVFRVPIFFFFGLIFGSFSNALIFRIPSKEYSMTRPRRSFCPHCKHELSWKDNLPLISYIFLKGKCRYCGKPISARYPFVELLTAALYALNASLFTLPGAISISVLSTGLIVSSFIDLEHYMIPDLGVILVGVGAFTWSILEDRFPLNLVYALLVTGAMVAFFLIANTVRKDSFGFGDVELLAALSLATGIVGSLYTVMIASFAALIVYAINAAARGKRFDRRAQLPFGPFIAIGGYSTIIFLDFIEALYRV is encoded by the coding sequence GTGTGGGATTACCTAGTTTTTAGAGTACCGATTTTCTTCTTTTTTGGGCTGATTTTTGGGAGTTTTTCTAACGCGTTGATCTTCAGGATTCCTTCCAAGGAGTACTCTATGACCAGACCACGAAGAAGCTTCTGTCCCCACTGCAAACATGAGCTTTCCTGGAAAGACAATCTTCCATTGATTAGCTACATCTTCCTAAAGGGAAAGTGCAGATACTGTGGTAAACCGATTTCCGCAAGATATCCCTTTGTTGAGTTGCTAACAGCAGCATTATATGCGCTGAACGCGTCTCTTTTTACTCTTCCGGGAGCGATCTCAATATCAGTTCTATCGACAGGACTCATCGTTTCCTCCTTCATCGATCTTGAGCACTACATGATTCCTGATCTTGGCGTGATCCTTGTTGGAGTTGGCGCCTTCACCTGGTCTATTCTCGAAGATAGATTCCCTTTGAACTTGGTGTATGCTCTTCTCGTAACCGGTGCAATGGTAGCCTTCTTTCTAATTGCAAACACTGTGAGGAAAGATAGCTTCGGATTTGGTGACGTAGAACTTCTTGCTGCTCTTTCACTTGCAACAGGGATTGTCGGATCTCTTTACACAGTCATGATAGCTTCTTTCGCCGCACTGATAGTGTACGCCATAAACGCTGCAGCAAGAGGAAAACGGTTCGACAGGCGCGCTCAGCTTCCATTTGGGCCTTTTATCGCAATCGGTGGATATTCAACAATAATCTTCCTGGATTTCATTGAGGCACTTTATCGGGTGTGA
- a CDS encoding tetratricopeptide repeat protein, translating into MEIIRLKHGEKSISITETLPFSIAILDQIYDGDINLAIDDVKESQVEKDLNVIRTLIETFDNIVTPENYAPIEFEEFLEYLAETELSIKSFKRGTFSGFQDKILLIADRGDYDSAQQFLDLLMEANVDKASVCELKGTIFLESGDEEEGINWLQRALKIDPSLVTAYSFLGQTFYNRGEFDRAASCWEKEIALSPDHLVTYFMLTDAYINGGRMEEALNVLMSLSQRDPDSILTKVEMADLYERMGNIDMRDRVEQEVLGAKPVYINDIEPWAKIQFKYSRFDIVEEEAKRFLEEDPDRPELKMLLIVTHVKKGLCSEAKKLLEDFEDEQVWYYYGKKELFDEYLTEEERRQCGIT; encoded by the coding sequence ATGGAGATTATCCGCCTCAAGCATGGAGAAAAGAGCATTTCGATTACCGAGACCTTACCGTTTTCTATCGCAATACTTGACCAGATATACGATGGCGATATTAATCTGGCGATAGATGATGTGAAAGAAAGCCAGGTAGAGAAGGATCTTAATGTTATCAGAACCCTAATTGAGACTTTCGACAACATTGTAACACCTGAAAACTATGCACCCATTGAGTTCGAGGAATTTCTAGAATATCTTGCGGAGACCGAACTCTCTATCAAGTCTTTTAAAAGAGGTACATTCTCTGGCTTTCAAGACAAGATTCTTTTGATCGCAGATAGAGGTGACTATGATAGTGCCCAGCAGTTTCTAGATTTGCTTATGGAGGCGAATGTTGATAAAGCATCTGTTTGCGAGCTTAAAGGTACGATCTTCCTGGAATCTGGGGACGAGGAAGAGGGGATTAATTGGCTTCAGCGTGCTTTGAAGATAGACCCTTCACTAGTAACCGCTTACTCATTTCTCGGTCAGACCTTCTACAACAGAGGAGAGTTTGATAGAGCAGCGAGTTGTTGGGAGAAGGAAATAGCTTTATCGCCGGATCATCTTGTCACTTATTTTATGCTGACAGACGCTTATATAAATGGTGGTCGTATGGAGGAAGCTCTTAATGTTCTTATGAGTCTTTCTCAAAGGGACCCAGACAGCATCTTGACGAAGGTTGAGATGGCTGATTTGTACGAAAGAATGGGAAATATTGACATGAGGGACAGAGTCGAGCAGGAAGTGCTCGGAGCAAAGCCGGTCTATATAAACGATATCGAGCCTTGGGCAAAGATTCAGTTTAAGTATTCAAGGTTCGATATTGTGGAAGAAGAGGCAAAGAGGTTTTTGGAAGAAGATCCCGACAGACCAGAGCTAAAAATGCTTCTCATTGTGACTCACGTTAAGAAAGGGCTTTGTTCTGAGGCAAAGAAGCTTCTTGAGGACTTTGAAGATGAGCAGGTTTGGTATTATTACGGAAAGAAAGAGCTTTTCGATGAGTATCTTACTGAAGAAGAGAGAAGACAGTGTGGGATTACCTAG
- a CDS encoding ferritin-like domain-containing protein: protein MGAEELAVLKYALAREREGVKFYRERSKEIHVPEVKELFLQLAEMEMDHVSFISKMIEDASREDEIAIAISHIEQKNVFYSRESLELRGISVDSLAGDLSALRIAYLIEKDFEDFYKQRAQETSKKEIKDLFDMLSSWEEDHKTTLLGLYESLMKEYWSAQRFEPLY, encoded by the coding sequence ATGGGAGCTGAGGAGCTTGCTGTTCTTAAGTATGCTCTGGCCCGAGAAAGAGAGGGTGTGAAGTTTTACAGAGAAAGATCGAAGGAGATTCACGTTCCAGAAGTTAAGGAACTCTTCTTGCAACTTGCTGAGATGGAAATGGATCATGTCTCCTTTATCTCTAAAATGATTGAAGATGCGTCTAGAGAAGATGAAATAGCAATAGCAATCAGCCACATTGAACAGAAAAACGTCTTCTATTCAAGAGAATCTCTCGAGCTGAGAGGGATTTCAGTAGACTCACTTGCAGGAGATCTTTCAGCCTTACGAATTGCTTACCTGATAGAAAAAGATTTCGAAGACTTTTATAAACAAAGAGCACAAGAAACTTCTAAAAAGGAAATTAAGGACCTTTTCGATATGCTTTCTAGCTGGGAAGAAGACCATAAGACGACATTACTGGGTCTTTATGAATCTCTAATGAAAGAATACTGGAGCGCACAGAGATTCGAACCGCTCTATTGA
- the rnr gene encoding ribonuclease R — MKLSMKPIREYITSSEYTPTTLRGIAVQLGLNDKESRASLKKLLTEMIDSGEVIRDSKGRYISPGEKRIVGKIEFARRGMGAFISVEDEEDIFIPPEDTGFSIHGDTVLVEITGKYREIRKGKIVKVINRNKTKVVGTFKTRGVMAFVVADDMRIKSDFYIPPEGFNGARPDQKVLVKITRYPSPGKNPEGVIERVLGDAFSPEADLMTVIYKQDLPEPGYFPEEVKKQAVETAKKISPSEIRGRKDLRDELVYTIDGDDAKDFDDAISLKKNSKGNYLLGIHIADVSHYVRQGTQIDVEAYLRGTSVYLLDTVIPMLPFELSNDICSLKPAEDRLTLSLLMEIDARGKVVSTAVKNAVINSKRRLTYSEVNEFLNGEASDATVEKLIPVAESLRMSHELAQKIRDFRKKRGSVMDISSREVKIVFDKNGKVIDIIPQSRGVSEWIIEEFMILANETVAEIFDNRGLPFVYRIHEEPDPESMMQLKNYLEALGMKIMIPRNVHPKALQQILEKTKDHPLHSSIERVLVRGMKRAVYSERNIGHFGLASEAYTHFTSPIRRYPDLVVHRLLKKLIENSGNDLGEESKKIEETLPKIASWASKRERVANEAEWDLLDMKKVEYISGRVGEVFDGVITGVTKFGIFVELTEKMVSGLVHISTLDDYYDFIENQNILVGRKRKRIFRIGDELKVQVVRADKTTMEIDFNIVKEESRSAVNRKTASSSNSKNRSVKRKKTQ, encoded by the coding sequence ATGAAGCTAAGCATGAAACCAATAAGAGAATACATTACTTCGTCGGAATACACGCCGACCACCTTAAGAGGTATCGCGGTCCAGTTAGGGTTGAATGATAAGGAAAGCAGAGCATCGCTCAAAAAACTTCTCACGGAGATGATTGATTCTGGAGAGGTAATTCGAGATTCGAAAGGCAGATACATATCTCCTGGCGAAAAGAGGATAGTAGGAAAAATCGAATTTGCCAGAAGAGGAATGGGTGCTTTCATTAGTGTGGAAGATGAGGAGGATATCTTCATCCCTCCTGAGGATACAGGGTTTTCTATTCATGGCGACACAGTCCTTGTAGAGATTACTGGAAAATACAGAGAGATAAGAAAAGGAAAGATCGTCAAAGTAATCAATCGTAATAAGACGAAAGTAGTCGGAACCTTCAAGACGAGAGGCGTGATGGCCTTTGTCGTGGCCGACGATATGCGAATAAAAAGTGATTTCTATATACCTCCGGAAGGCTTTAATGGAGCCAGACCCGACCAAAAGGTTCTTGTCAAGATCACCAGATATCCTTCACCCGGAAAGAATCCAGAAGGAGTTATTGAGCGAGTTCTCGGGGACGCATTCAGTCCCGAGGCGGACTTGATGACAGTTATCTACAAGCAAGATCTTCCGGAACCCGGCTACTTTCCTGAAGAAGTCAAGAAACAGGCCGTAGAAACTGCCAAGAAGATAAGCCCAAGTGAAATAAGAGGAAGAAAGGATCTCCGCGATGAATTGGTCTATACAATAGATGGCGATGATGCGAAGGATTTCGACGACGCCATATCTTTGAAGAAAAATTCCAAGGGGAACTATCTTCTCGGTATTCACATCGCCGATGTCTCTCATTACGTTCGTCAGGGAACTCAGATCGATGTCGAAGCTTATTTAAGGGGTACATCGGTCTACTTACTCGATACCGTAATTCCAATGCTTCCCTTTGAACTGTCAAACGACATTTGCTCATTGAAACCTGCTGAGGATAGGTTGACTCTGTCGCTTTTGATGGAAATTGATGCAAGGGGAAAGGTAGTTTCGACAGCAGTCAAGAACGCGGTTATCAATTCTAAGAGGAGACTGACATATTCTGAAGTGAACGAATTCCTAAACGGAGAAGCTTCGGATGCCACTGTTGAGAAACTGATACCTGTCGCTGAAAGCCTTAGAATGTCACATGAGCTTGCACAGAAGATAAGGGACTTCAGAAAGAAGCGTGGTTCTGTCATGGACATCTCATCTAGAGAAGTCAAGATCGTCTTTGATAAGAACGGAAAAGTAATAGACATTATTCCACAAAGCCGTGGTGTATCTGAATGGATCATTGAAGAATTCATGATACTTGCAAACGAGACAGTTGCCGAGATCTTTGACAACAGAGGGTTGCCCTTTGTATACAGGATTCACGAGGAGCCAGATCCCGAATCAATGATGCAACTGAAGAATTATCTTGAGGCGCTGGGAATGAAAATAATGATTCCAAGGAATGTTCATCCAAAAGCTCTTCAACAAATACTGGAGAAGACAAAGGATCACCCCCTACACTCTTCTATAGAAAGAGTCCTTGTGCGAGGCATGAAGCGTGCAGTCTATTCCGAGAGAAATATTGGTCACTTCGGGCTGGCTTCCGAAGCTTACACTCATTTCACTTCGCCGATCAGGCGATATCCTGACCTGGTTGTGCACCGTCTGTTGAAAAAATTGATAGAGAATTCTGGTAACGATCTCGGAGAAGAGTCAAAGAAAATTGAAGAGACTCTTCCGAAGATTGCTTCATGGGCATCGAAGAGAGAAAGAGTAGCGAATGAAGCGGAATGGGATTTGCTCGATATGAAGAAGGTCGAGTATATCTCCGGTCGTGTAGGAGAAGTTTTTGATGGTGTGATTACCGGGGTAACGAAATTCGGAATATTCGTGGAGTTGACAGAAAAGATGGTTTCGGGTCTCGTTCATATTTCAACTCTGGATGACTACTATGATTTTATTGAGAACCAGAATATTCTTGTAGGAAGAAAACGGAAACGCATCTTCAGAATTGGTGATGAACTGAAGGTTCAGGTTGTAAGGGCAGACAAGACGACCATGGAAATCGATTTTAATATAGTGAAGGAAGAAAGCAGATCAGCCGTCAACAGGAAAACCGCCTCATCGAGCAACTCGAAGAATAGAAGCGTCAAAAGGAAGAAGACTCAATAG
- a CDS encoding 6-phosphofructokinase: MRIGILTGGGDCPGLNAVIRGIVKSAPESVEIIGLMHGWKGLVVGESMKLTDNDVEGIHILGGTILGTSRTNPFKSEDMRVKMEENIKKLGLDAIIGIGGDDTLSVAAKLSSMGYKVIGVPKTIDNDVANTDYTFGYQTAVNVGADAIDRLHSTAKSHGRIIIVELMGREAGWVTLEAGMAAGAHLILIPEYPMTIDEIIAYVKKRMDRHGYMIVAVAEGFKPTELENVVGDESKIDAFGHIKLGGIAHYMANIISERTGYDTRSVVLGHLLRGGTPTAFDRILGTRYGVHAMELVMKGDFGRMVALKGNDIVSIPLEYGIATKKLVPFEYYKLSQIFFD, from the coding sequence ATGAGAATTGGGATATTGACTGGCGGCGGGGACTGTCCAGGACTGAATGCAGTAATCAGAGGAATCGTCAAATCTGCTCCGGAAAGCGTAGAGATTATTGGTTTGATGCATGGTTGGAAGGGGTTGGTTGTCGGCGAAAGTATGAAACTCACCGATAACGATGTTGAAGGCATTCACATCCTGGGAGGAACAATTCTTGGTACATCCAGAACCAACCCTTTTAAGTCAGAAGACATGAGAGTCAAAATGGAAGAAAACATCAAGAAGCTCGGGTTGGACGCTATAATAGGCATAGGCGGTGATGATACATTGAGTGTGGCCGCCAAGCTTTCTTCGATGGGATACAAAGTTATCGGAGTGCCGAAGACGATCGACAACGACGTTGCCAACACTGATTACACTTTCGGATATCAAACTGCAGTTAATGTCGGCGCCGATGCAATAGATAGGCTTCATTCCACAGCGAAGTCACATGGAAGAATCATAATCGTCGAACTCATGGGCCGAGAGGCCGGATGGGTAACTTTGGAAGCAGGCATGGCTGCTGGAGCACATCTAATACTGATTCCAGAGTATCCCATGACTATAGATGAAATCATTGCATATGTGAAGAAGCGAATGGATAGGCATGGATATATGATAGTTGCAGTTGCTGAAGGGTTTAAGCCAACAGAGCTTGAAAATGTTGTAGGAGATGAGAGCAAGATTGATGCTTTCGGACACATAAAACTCGGTGGAATCGCACATTATATGGCGAACATCATTTCTGAGAGAACGGGTTACGACACAAGATCTGTAGTTTTGGGCCATCTGTTAAGAGGGGGTACTCCTACAGCCTTTGACAGAATTCTTGGAACGAGATATGGGGTACATGCGATGGAACTAGTTATGAAAGGCGATTTTGGAAGGATGGTTGCACTTAAAGGCAACGACATCGTCTCAATTCCCCTTGAATATGGAATAGCTACGAAGAAGCTCGTACCCTTCGAATACTACAAGCTGTCTCAAATTTTTTTCGATTGA
- the amrA gene encoding AmmeMemoRadiSam system protein A, which produces MSYSEPVRIARFAIGEYFRRHFAVEVPEWVSDEFISRRAGCFVSLHSLGGSLRGCIGTIFPAEENIAREIIQNAISAAIRDPRFPPVKPDDLPDLELSVDILSLPEKATVSDLDPKKFGVVVSLGCRRGVLLPDLEGVNTVHQQLGIALKKAGIGESENYNIFRFSVERYH; this is translated from the coding sequence TTGTCTTATTCCGAACCTGTAAGGATTGCTAGATTCGCAATAGGAGAGTACTTTCGGAGACACTTTGCTGTTGAGGTTCCTGAGTGGGTTTCTGACGAATTTATCTCCAGAAGGGCAGGTTGTTTCGTATCCCTGCATTCTCTGGGTGGATCACTCAGAGGTTGTATTGGAACGATATTTCCCGCGGAAGAGAATATTGCAAGAGAGATAATACAGAACGCGATTTCTGCAGCTATTCGAGATCCACGGTTTCCCCCTGTGAAACCGGATGACCTCCCTGATTTGGAATTGTCTGTGGATATTCTTAGTTTGCCAGAAAAAGCAACCGTTTCAGATCTAGATCCGAAGAAGTTTGGCGTTGTTGTTTCTCTGGGATGCAGAAGAGGCGTTCTTCTGCCTGATCTAGAGGGGGTAAATACCGTCCATCAGCAGCTGGGAATTGCGTTGAAAAAAGCTGGCATTGGGGAATCGGAGAACTACAACATTTTCAGGTTTTCAGTTGAAAGGTATCACTGA
- the amrS gene encoding AmmeMemoRadiSam system radical SAM enzyme: MKPAVYFDEYGEKDELQCLLCPRHCIIKPNQVGFCGVRKNVDGMLYSLNYGQLTSIAVDPIEKKPLYHFFPGEKILSVGSWGCNLKCDFCQNWEISKQRPKTVKRVMPQQLIQIALERDSQGIAFTYNEPIVSFEFILDTSRAAAKEGIYSVLVTNGVIDEEPMDLLSQSVRAMNIDLKGWNDDFYINEIGTEKKNVLRSIETAKKVGTHLELTTLIIPGKNDSAEEMRGEAKWISELSRDIPLHINRYHPSYKSEIPPTSPESLIMLAEAAKEYLRYVYVGNVSLPGLSDTICPHCGNLLIERKGMRSSVVGIDEKGRCDKCQEEIPVIF; encoded by the coding sequence TTGAAACCGGCCGTATATTTCGACGAATATGGTGAAAAGGATGAGTTGCAGTGTCTGCTTTGTCCAAGGCACTGCATAATCAAACCTAATCAAGTAGGTTTTTGTGGTGTTAGGAAGAATGTTGATGGGATGCTTTATTCGCTAAATTACGGTCAACTGACCTCGATAGCGGTTGATCCTATCGAGAAGAAGCCTTTATACCACTTCTTCCCTGGCGAGAAGATACTTTCAGTAGGCTCGTGGGGATGTAATCTTAAGTGCGATTTTTGCCAGAACTGGGAAATCTCAAAGCAGCGACCGAAGACCGTGAAGCGGGTCATGCCTCAACAGCTCATTCAGATCGCACTTGAGAGGGACTCACAAGGCATAGCATTTACTTACAATGAACCGATCGTCTCTTTCGAGTTCATTCTTGATACCTCAAGGGCAGCAGCCAAAGAGGGTATCTACAGTGTCCTGGTTACAAACGGAGTGATCGATGAGGAACCTATGGATCTTCTTTCTCAGTCGGTTAGAGCAATGAACATTGATCTAAAGGGTTGGAACGATGACTTCTACATAAATGAAATTGGCACAGAGAAGAAAAATGTTCTAAGATCAATAGAGACGGCAAAGAAAGTAGGAACACATTTGGAATTGACAACATTGATAATTCCTGGTAAGAATGATTCCGCTGAAGAAATGAGAGGGGAAGCAAAATGGATTTCGGAACTTTCAAGAGATATCCCCCTCCATATAAACAGATATCATCCTAGCTACAAGAGTGAAATACCTCCGACTTCACCAGAATCTTTAATAATGCTTGCAGAAGCTGCGAAGGAGTATTTGAGATACGTGTACGTTGGAAACGTAAGCCTTCCCGGTCTCTCCGATACTATTTGCCCTCACTGCGGGAACCTTCTCATCGAGAGGAAAGGTATGCGGAGCTCAGTGGTTGGAATAGATGAAAAAGGAAGGTGCGACAAGTGTCAAGAAGAAATACCAGTCATCTTCTGA
- a CDS encoding FAD:protein FMN transferase, translating to MSRRNTSHLLRSRTILYAVLLLSAIALLTFVFFRQKPLEYYDRTEYLLGTYVTVRVSSSKMSPVTLAEAAMAEMERIDDKFGSRSNGVIAELNRSGELHDIDKETSFLIKSALEIARNTSGAFDPTLYELTKLWGFDDESSEKRIPSEKEIKEALGSTGFSRITFVEESKYVSLADGAMLDLGAIAKGYAVDMAIAKIKALDDGATGFIDAGGDIGVIGPKYGSRPWIVGVRDPRGESVQDVIEYIYLYDGAVATSGDYERFFIEDNVRYHHILDPETGYPSRNGVISATVIGKSAMLADAYATAAFVTGMEPGVTFLPRFGALVLLVMEDMSTFKSPGFEVYQER from the coding sequence GTGTCAAGAAGAAATACCAGTCATCTTCTGAGAAGCCGGACAATCCTTTATGCAGTGCTTCTTCTCTCTGCCATTGCGTTGCTGACTTTCGTTTTTTTCCGGCAAAAACCTCTTGAATACTATGACAGAACGGAGTATCTTCTCGGGACTTATGTTACCGTAAGAGTCTCTTCTTCAAAAATGTCTCCAGTTACCCTCGCAGAAGCTGCTATGGCAGAAATGGAAAGGATTGATGATAAATTTGGAAGTAGAAGCAACGGAGTGATCGCTGAGCTCAACAGAAGCGGTGAGCTTCACGATATAGATAAGGAGACAAGTTTTCTCATAAAATCTGCCCTCGAAATCGCGAGAAATACTTCCGGCGCCTTTGATCCGACACTGTATGAACTGACCAAGCTTTGGGGCTTTGATGATGAATCATCTGAAAAAAGGATTCCCTCTGAGAAAGAAATCAAAGAAGCTCTAGGATCGACGGGCTTCTCCAGAATCACCTTTGTTGAAGAGTCGAAATATGTATCCCTGGCAGATGGAGCAATGCTAGATCTCGGAGCGATCGCAAAAGGCTACGCAGTAGATATGGCTATTGCGAAGATCAAAGCGCTTGACGACGGAGCGACTGGCTTCATTGATGCTGGTGGTGACATAGGGGTAATCGGTCCAAAGTACGGAAGCAGGCCGTGGATCGTCGGCGTGAGAGATCCAAGAGGGGAGAGTGTCCAGGACGTTATCGAATATATCTATCTATATGATGGTGCTGTGGCTACTTCTGGGGACTATGAAAGGTTCTTCATAGAAGACAACGTACGTTACCACCATATTCTGGATCCAGAGACGGGATACCCGTCCCGCAACGGAGTTATTAGTGCAACCGTTATAGGTAAGAGCGCCATGCTTGCAGACGCCTATGCGACTGCAGCCTTTGTGACTGGGATGGAGCCGGGAGTAACATTCCTGCCAAGATTTGGAGCACTCGTTCTTTTAGTGATGGAAGATATGAGTACTTTCAAGTCACCGGGGTTCGAAGTATACCAGGAGCGATGA
- a CDS encoding NusG domain II-containing protein, whose protein sequence is MRLLTRYDLLIVFGLIAVVLLLSLTRERGSSFAEVYHDGRLIRTVNLKVDSEYSLEVGMLIKVEGGRISVIDSDCPDKLCVLQGAVDSPNIPIVCVPNRIVIKIPAGRTEVDVISQ, encoded by the coding sequence ATGAGATTATTAACCAGATATGATCTATTGATTGTCTTCGGACTCATTGCAGTAGTATTGCTTCTCTCATTGACGCGAGAAAGAGGCTCCTCTTTCGCCGAAGTGTACCATGACGGAAGACTAATAAGAACAGTAAATCTGAAAGTAGACTCAGAGTATTCGCTCGAAGTAGGTATGCTTATTAAGGTCGAAGGAGGAAGGATCTCAGTCATTGACTCAGATTGTCCTGACAAGCTGTGCGTCTTACAGGGAGCAGTAGACAGCCCAAATATCCCAATCGTTTGTGTTCCTAACAGGATTGTCATAAAGATCCCCGCTGGTAGGACGGAAGTAGATGTAATTTCTCAGTAG
- a CDS encoding Gx transporter family protein yields MLANFADGVMMEAKRITTLSMLIALGSVLYLLESLIPFPLPVPGGRWGFSNLVLIIALAGMPLGDILILSIGKSLIGSLLTGRLATPGFLMGITGSLSSGAVMWLLNRTKRFGLVGISLAGASVSNLIQLLVASALIVKSIEIVFIYPYMLIMGSISALINAYIAFEVIRRMGDTLWLD; encoded by the coding sequence ATGTTAGCTAACTTTGCCGATGGAGTAATGATGGAAGCGAAAAGAATCACCACACTGTCGATGTTAATTGCGTTAGGTTCTGTTCTCTATCTTCTTGAAAGCCTTATACCGTTTCCTCTACCGGTTCCAGGTGGAAGATGGGGTTTCTCTAATCTTGTCTTGATTATCGCTCTAGCGGGCATGCCTCTCGGCGACATTCTAATTCTCTCTATTGGAAAAAGCCTAATTGGCAGTTTGTTGACGGGTAGACTTGCAACTCCCGGTTTCTTGATGGGAATTACGGGTTCTCTTTCTTCCGGGGCAGTGATGTGGCTCTTGAACCGGACCAAAAGGTTCGGTCTGGTAGGTATAAGTTTAGCCGGCGCCTCGGTGAGTAACTTGATACAGCTGCTAGTTGCATCTGCATTGATTGTGAAGAGTATAGAAATAGTATTCATTTACCCTTATATGTTAATCATGGGATCAATTTCTGCACTGATTAATGCCTATATTGCATTTGAAGTTATACGAAGGATGGGTGATACTCTTTGGCTAGATTGA
- a CDS encoding nucleoside triphosphate pyrophosphatase, with amino-acid sequence MARLILGSSSPRRKELLQLIGVTFEVVPPEGIRESLSERFSEEELSELSYRKAENVYFRNPDAVVVGADTVVVLDGLVLGKPSSVETAYEMLSALSGKTHSVYTSVSVVSEEDEFTFVEETTVTFREMPKKVLKEYSASGISLDKAGAYGIQDYGAIFVKSISGDFYNVMGLPIGRLWEGLHSRGVI; translated from the coding sequence TTGGCTAGATTGATACTTGGTTCATCTTCTCCAAGGAGAAAAGAGCTGCTTCAGTTAATTGGAGTTACCTTTGAAGTAGTTCCGCCGGAAGGAATTAGAGAAAGCCTTTCAGAGAGATTCTCAGAGGAGGAGCTATCAGAGCTTTCTTACAGGAAGGCTGAAAATGTATATTTCAGGAACCCTGATGCGGTAGTTGTGGGAGCGGACACCGTTGTGGTCCTAGATGGCTTGGTGCTAGGAAAGCCATCTTCAGTTGAAACAGCTTACGAAATGCTCTCTGCTCTTTCGGGCAAGACCCACTCTGTCTATACGTCGGTCTCAGTTGTATCGGAAGAAGACGAGTTTACTTTTGTTGAAGAAACCACCGTCACATTTCGAGAAATGCCCAAGAAAGTACTTAAGGAGTACTCTGCAAGTGGTATCTCGCTTGACAAAGCTGGGGCATACGGAATCCAAGACTATGGTGCTATTTTTGTAAAAAGCATCTCGGGTGACTTCTACAATGTGATGGGACTTCCCATAGGAAGACTTTGGGAGGGACTTCATTCACGGGGGGTAATCTGA
- a CDS encoding HDIG domain-containing metalloprotein — MISREEAMKLVIDNMHSKNLIKHVLATEAVMKALAKRLGQDQEVWAMAGLLHDLDYEFTKDNFEEHGNKTVEMLESEDLPDDIKDAILAHCEKKERGKLIEKAIYAADPVTGFIVAAVLIRRGSKLSDIDVDFLLNRYKEKSFARGASRDQMATCTELDMTLKDFLSLSLNAMQEISEDLSL, encoded by the coding sequence ATGATCTCAAGGGAAGAGGCAATGAAGTTGGTAATAGACAACATGCACTCCAAGAATCTGATTAAGCATGTTCTTGCCACTGAGGCGGTCATGAAAGCCCTGGCGAAAAGACTGGGACAAGATCAAGAAGTCTGGGCCATGGCAGGACTTCTTCACGATCTTGACTACGAATTCACTAAGGACAACTTTGAAGAACACGGCAACAAGACAGTAGAAATGCTTGAGAGCGAGGATTTGCCTGATGATATTAAAGATGCAATTCTTGCCCATTGTGAAAAGAAGGAAAGAGGAAAACTTATAGAAAAGGCAATTTATGCGGCCGACCCAGTAACTGGATTCATAGTGGCTGCGGTTTTAATTAGGAGAGGTAGTAAGCTATCTGATATCGACGTGGATTTCCTTCTGAACAGATATAAAGAGAAATCATTTGCCAGGGGTGCTAGTAGAGATCAGATGGCGACTTGTACTGAACTGGATATGACTCTCAAGGATTTCCTATCTCTGTCTCTAAACGCAATGCAAGAAATATCAGAAGATCTAAGTTTATGA